The Thermomonospora amylolytica sequence CCCGGCGGTCGCACCGGTATCGGTGCACGGCGGTGTTCCGCCTGCTGAGCCGCCATCCGGCGGAGCACGGCGGGCGCATGCCGAATGGCGGCGGGTTTTCGGATCGGTGCGGGGTTCCTACCTTTCGGAGTGCGCTCAGCGGTCGCGCCCAAAGGAGGAGCCCCGGATGAGATTTCGTCCCCTCGCGGTACTCGCCGCCCTGGCCGCCGCGTTGCTCGTACCCGCCGTCCCCGCGCACGCCGCGACGGGACTGAGGGTGAGCGGCACGGACATCGTCGAGGCCAACGGCAACCGGTTCGTGATGCGCGGCGTGAGCCACCCGCACGCCTGGTACACCTCCCAGACCGGCGCGTTCGCCGACATCAAGAAGATGGGCGCCAACACCGTGCGGGTGGTGCTCAGCGGCGGGCGGTGGACGGCCAACGGCGCCGCCGACGTCGCGAACGTGGTGTCGCTGTGCAAGCGCAACCGGCTGATCTGCGTGCTGGAGAACCACGACACCACCGGCTACGGCGAGCAGGAGGGCGCCCGGACGCTGGCGCAGGCGGTGGACTACTGGCTCGGCCTCAAGGACGTGCTGGCCGGGCAGGAGAACTACGTCGTCATCAACATCGGCAACGAGCCGTTCGGCAACAACGCCGTCACCCCCGGCTGGGCCGAGGCCACCACCGACGCGATCCGCCGGCTGCGCGCCGCCGGATTCGAGCACCTGCTGATGGTGGACGCGCCGAACTGGGGCCAGGACTGGCGGTTCACCATGCGCGACAACGCCCGTACCGTCTTCGACGCCGACCCGGCGCGCAACACCGTGTTCTCGGTCCACATGTACGGGGTGTTCGACACCGCCGCCGAGGTCACCGCCTACCTCGACGCGTTCGACCGGGCAGGGCTGCCGCTGGTGGTCGGCGAGTTCGGGCACAACCACTCCGACGGCGACCCCGACGAGAACACGATCATGGCCGAGGCGCAGGCCCGCGGCGTCGGCTACATCGGCTGGTCGTGGAGCGGCAACGGCGGCGGCGTCGAGTACCTCGACATGGTGAACGGCTTCAACGCCGCCGGCCTCACCCCGTGGGGCGAGCGGATCTTCAACGGCCCGAACGGCATCCGCCAGACCGCCCGCGAGGCGACCGTCTACGAGGGGCAGCAGCCGCCGGACGATCCGCCGCCCACCTCCTCCTGCCGGGTGTCCTACCAGGTGAACGCCTGGAACAGCGGTTTCACCGCGTCGATCACGATCACCAACACCTCGACGGCGGCGGTGAACGGCTGGTCGCTGGCCTTCACCCTGCCCGCCGGGCAGACCATCACCGGCGGCTGGAACGCCGCCTACCGCCCCTCCAGCGGACAGGTCACCGCCACCAACGCCGCCTGGAACGCCGCCATCGCCCCCGGAGGCTCGGTGTCCATCGGCTTCCAGGCCACCCACACCGGCGACACCTCCCCACCCCAGGCGTTCACCCTCAACGGCACCACCTGCGGAAAGGGCTGACCGGAAAGGGCGACTCGGCGCTTTCCGAGAACCCGGCGGTTGCGGGGTTCGGTGTCGGAACGCGCCGGATGAGATCTGACGCGCACGGCGGGCCGAGCGCCGAGCCGGCGGAGGCGGAGATCCGCACCGACCGGCCGGTCTCGGCCCGCCGTACGGGACTACCGGCTGGGCGGCGGGACGGTCAGGAGCCCCAGACCTCTTCGGCGACCTCGACGATCAGACGGAGCTTGGCGGCCTGTTCCTCGCGGGTCAGGGCGTTGCCCTCGACGGTGGAGGAGAAACCGCACTGGGGGGACAGGCAGATCTGCTCGACGGGGACGTGCCGGGAGGCCTCCTCGATGCGGCGCTTGAGGTGGTCCTTGCTCTCCAGCTCGCCGCGCTTGGTGGTGACCAGGCCGAGGACGACCTGCTTGCCCTTGGGGACGAAGCGCAGGGGCTCGAAGCCGCCGGAGCGCTCGTCGTCGTACTCCAGGAAGAAGCCGTCCACGTTCAGCTCGTTGAACAGCGCCTCGGCGACGAAGTCATAGCCGCCCTCGGCGGTCCAGGAGGAGCGGAAGTTGCCGCGGCACATGTGGGTGGTGACCGCCATGCCCTCGGGACGGCCGGCCAGCGCGTCGTTGAGCTGCTTGATGTAGCGCAGGTGCAGGTGGTCGGCGTCGTCGCCGCGCTCGGCGATCATCCGCCGCTGCGCCGGGTCGTTCAGGTACGCCAGGCTGGTGTCGTCGAACTGCAGGTAGCGGCAGCCCAGCTCGCCGAGCCGGCGGACCTGCTCGGCGTAGGCGGCCGACAGGTCCGACCAGAACTCCTCGATGTCGGGGTAGACGTCCGGGTCGATCGCGGCCGGGCCGCCCCGGTAGTGGACCATGTTCGGCGACGGGATGGTCAGCTTCGGGGTCACCCCGGTGCCGGCCAGCTCGTCGCGCAGGAACGCGAACGCGTCGGCGAAGATCGTCTCCTCCAGCCGCACCCTGTCGTGCACCCGCAGCGCGGCGGTGGTGAACTCGATGTCGCCCTCGGCGTTGTGGAACCTCACCTTGATCTGCTCGTCGGTGGGGCTGATCCCGCCCAGGCCGTAGATGAAGTCCATGTGCCAGGAGGTGCGGCGGAACTCGCCGTCGGTGGCCGACCGCAGGCCCGCCTCCCGCTGCAGCGCGATCACCTCGCGGATCGCGGCGTCCTCGACCTCGCGGAGCCGGTCCCGGTCGATCCGCCCGGCGGCGGCGTCGGCCCGCGCCGCCAGCAGCTCCGGCGGGCGCAGCAGGCTTCCGACGTGGTCGGCGCGGAACGGCGGGGTCTGGCGCATGGCGGTCTCCTTCGACGCATGGGGTGGCTGCGGCGCGCCCGGCGAGACACGAATCTAGGCACCTGCGTCACGACCGTCAATGATGTGACGAACGTCGGCCCCGGACGGGTCTAGCGCGCCGCGGCGTCCGCCGTGACCTCCCGCTCGTCCGCCAGATGCTCGGCGAGCACGGCCCGCTGGGTGACGCGGGCCCGCGCGAGCAGGTCCCGGCCGGCGTCGGTCAGCGAGACGAAGACGGCGCGCCGGTCGTCGGGGCACATGCCGCGTTCCACCAGCCCGGCGCGTTCCAGCCGGGCCACGGTGCGGGACAGGGCGCTCTGGCTGAGGTACATGTCGGCGCCCAGCCGGTGCATCTTGCACTTGTCGGCGCCGGTCTCGGCCAGCCGGTCGAGCGCCTCGAACTCGCTCATCCCGATGCCGTGCGCGTCCTGCAGCGCCCGGTCCAGGGCGCACGACACCCGGCTGTAGCAGCCGAGCAGCGCACGCCACCGCCGGACGATCTCCTCTTCGTCCGTGCCGGTCATGCCCGGACTCTACCATGCCGACGCAACTTATGCACCTACATTTTATGCGTAGACATTTGATGCGTGTGCATGTAAGTTTCCGTGGCATGACCGCGACAGTCACCCGGACCCCCCGGGACAACTCCTCCTTCACCGATCACCCCGACGAACGGCAGCGCTGGCCGGCCCGGCTGTGGGCGCTGCTGGTCGTGCTGTCCCTGGTGCTGTTCCTGGACGGCCTGGACGTCTCGATGGTCGGCGTGGCGCTGCCGTCGATCGGCGCCGAACTCGGCCTGGGCACCGCCAGCCTGCAGTGGATCGTCAGCGGGTACGTGCTCGGCTACGGCGGGCTGCTGCTGCTCGGCGGGCGCACCGCCGACCTGCTGGGCCGCCGCCGGGTCTTCCTGGCCGCGCTGGCGGTGTTCGCGCTGGCCTCGCTGCTCGGCGGGCTGGTCGACTCCGGCCCGCTGCTCATCGCCACCCGCTTCATCAAGGGCGTCAGCGCCGCCTTCACCGCCCCCACCGGGCTGAGCATCATCACCACCACGTTCGCCGAGGGCCGCGCCCGCAACAAGGCGCTGTCGATCTACACCGTCTTCGGCGCCAGCGGCTACTCCTCCGGCCTGATCCTCGGCGGGCTGATGACCGGCATCGGCTGGCGGTGGACGTTCCTGATGCCGGTGCCGATCGCCCTCGCCGCGCTGGCCGCCGCCTACGTGCTGGTGCCCCGCGACAAGCCGGCCGCCGGCGGCGGATACGACCTGTGGGGCGCGGTGACCTCCACCGGCGCGATGCTGCTGCTGGTCTACAACCTGGTGTCGGCCCCCGAACGCGGCTGGGCGGACCCGCTGACGATCGGCCTGTTCGCCGCGTCCGCCGCGCTGCTGGCCGCGTTCGTGACGATCGAGCGGCGGCTGGCGCACCCGCTGGTGCGGCTGGGCATCCTGCGCACCGGCAGCCTGGTGCGGGCCAACCTGGCGATCGTCGCCCTGATGGGCTCCTACCTGTCGTTCCAGTTCATCGTCACGCTCTACCTGCAGGACGTGCTCGGCTGGGAGCCGCTGGAGATGGCGCTGGCGCTGCTGCCCGCCGGCCTGCTGGTCGCGCTGAGCGCCCCGTTCGCCGGAGGGCTGATCGACCGGTTCGGCACCGCCCGGTTCATCGCCGCCGGGCTGGTCTCGCTGACCGCCGGGTACCTGCTGTTCCTGCCGATCGACACCGCCCCGGTGTACGCCACCGCCATCCTGCCGAGCGTGCTGCTGCTGGGCGCCGGGTTCGCGCTCGGCTTCCCGTCCATCAGCGTGCAGGCCACCTCCGGCATCCACGACGACGAGCAGGGGCTGGCCGCGGGCCTGGTCAACACCTCCGGCCAGGTCGGCGCGGCGCTGGTGCTCGCCGTCACCACCGCGCTCATCTCCACCACCGGCGAGGGTACGGCCGCCTCGGCGGAGGACATGCTGGACGCCTTCCGGCCGGGCCTGGTCTTCGTGACGTTCGTGGCGCTGACGGGACTGGCCGTGGCCGTCCTGCCGCTGCTGCGCCGCCGCCGCGCCGCGGCCGTCCCCGCGGCGGTGGCGGCCGAGGAGATCTGACCCGCGGCCACCATCGGGGGCAGGGACGCGGCCGGGCGGCCGCGTCCCTTTTCCGTACGGTGAACACTCGGCGAACGCCCGCCGACCCCGGCCGGACCGGTGGCACCCCGCGCATGGATGGATCATCGTGTGCGTACGGGGCGAACCGGGGCGGAGGCGGCGGAGCATGACAGTGGCCAGGAGGTCGGCCGGACGGGGCGAGCAGGAGCGGGCGGCGCGTTCCGCGCGTTCTGTGCGGGCTGCGCGGAACGCCGCGCCGTGGGCGGTCGGCGGGCTCACCGCCGTGGTCACCGCGCTGACGATGTCCCTGGACCTGGTGTCGCTGCCGACCCAGGCCCAGGCGGCGATCATGGCCGGGGTCACCGTGCTGGCCGGGACGGTCGCCTGGCTGTCCCAGCGCGGCGCCGCCGGGCGGGAGCCCGAACCGGTCGCCGGGCCCGCCGCCGAGGGCGCCCCGCCCGCCCAGCTCCCGCCGGTGATCTCCCACTTCACCGGCCGGGACGCGCTGCTGGCCGACCTGCACGAGCTGTTCGCCGACACCGCCCCCCGCCGCCGGGCCAAGGCGCCCGCCCGCACCGCGCCGCACGTGGTGTCGATCCACGGCCCCGCCGGGGTCGGCAAGTCGGCGCTGGTCACCCGGTTCGCCCACGAGATCGCCGACCGCTACCCCGACGGCCAGCTGTACTTCGACCTGCGCGGCGGCCGGGACGCCCGGGTCCGGCCCGAGGAGGTGCTGACCGGCTTCCTGCTGGCGCTGGGGGTCCGGCTGACCACCGACCCGGGCGGGCTGGCCGACCTGCAGAAGCTGTGGTGGAGCTGGGCGCATGGCAAGCGGATCCTGGTCTTCCTGGACAACGCCCGGGACGCCGAGCAGGTGCAGGCGATCATCCCGCCCGAGCCGCGCTGCGCCGTGCTGGTCACCTCTCGCCAGCCGCTGTACCTGCGCAACACCCACGACCGGCGGCTGCACGAGTTCACCGAGTCGCAGGGCATCGAGCTGCTGGCCCGGCTGGCCGGGGACGACCGGGTCGCCGCCGACCTGCCCGCCGCGGTGGAGGTGGTGGAGCTGTGCGGGCACCTGCCGCTGGCGATCAGCATCTGCGGCGGGCGGCTGGCCGCCCGCGCCTCCTGGACGCTGCGCGAGATGGCCGGCCGGCTGGCCGACGAGAGCCGCGACCGGCTCGACGAGCTGGAGGTCGCCGAGCAGATCGACAAGAGCGTCCGCGCCTCGCTGCGGCTGTCGTACGAGGACTGCACCGCCGCCCAGCGGCGGCTGCTGCGCTCGTTCGCCCTGCTGGCCGCGCCCGATGTGCAGGGCTGGGCGGCGGGGGAGCTGCTGGGCGCGTCCCCGCTGGAGGGCGAGGACCTGCTGGAGGCGCTGGTGGACGCCCAGCTGGTGGAGTACTCCGGCCGGGACGCCACCGGCGGGACCCGCTACCGGATGCACGACCTGGTCCGGCTGTTCGCCCGGGAGCGGGCCGAGCAGGAGGACACGCCCGAGCGGCGCCGGCAGGCGGTGGAACGGGTGATCGACGGCTACCGGGAACGCGCCGAGCAGGTGGCCGCCGCCCGCTGGCCGCAGGACTGGCAGCGGCAGGCCCGCCCCCGTCCCCCCGACCCCGGCGGCGCGACCGCGATGGACTGGCTGGGCAGCGAGCGCCTGGCGCTGCTGGCGCTCCTCGGGCAGGCCGCCGAGCTGGAGGCGTGGACGCCGGTGTGGCGGCTGGGCCGGGCGGCGTGCTCGCTGTTCCACTCGCTGCGGGTGTTCTGGCAGGAGTGGCGGGACGTCGCCGAGCTGACCTGCCGGGCCGCCCGGCGGCTGGACGACCCCCGCGCCCTGGGCATCGCGCTGCTGGAGCGGTCGGCCGTGCTCGGCGGCCAGGGCCGGCTCACCGAGGCCGAGGCCGACGCCCGCGAGGCCCTGCGGCTGTTCGAGGAGCTGCGGGAACGCTGGTGGACCGCGCGGGCGCTGCGGGCGGTCGGCATGACGCTGCGCAACGCCGGGAACCTGGACGAGGCCCAGCGGTACCTCGAACGCGCCGTCGAGACGTTCCGGGAGGACGGCGACCAGTGGTGGCTCGCCCGCACCCAGCGCAACCTCGGCGAGCTGTGGCAGGCGCAGCGCCGCTACACCGAGGCCCGCGAGCTGCTGGAACAGGCGCTGGCGACGTTCCAGGCCAACGGCAACGCCTACTCCTACGCCCAGTCGCTGCGCGCCCTCGGCGAGGTGATGGCCGCCGAGGCCCGCGACCTGGCCGCCCGCGACCGGGTCCGGCAGGCCGAGGGCAGGTTCGTGCAGGCCGCGGCGATCCTGGAACGGGCCGCCGAGGCGTTCCGGCTGCGCCACGAGCAGTGGGAGGAGGCCCGCTGCCTGCGCGCCGCCGGGGAGGTCGGCGACCACCGCAACGGGCTGCGGGAGCTGGCGTTCGTCTCCCGCGCCGAGGAGATGCTGGCCGCGCTCGGCGACACCTGGGGCGTGGCGCGCACCCGGCTGTCGGTCGGCCGCGCCCTGGACCGCCTGGACCGCAGGGACGAGGCGGTGGCGGCCATCGAGTCGGCGGTCGAGTCGTTCCGTTCATTGGAAGATCGCTGGTGGGAGGCCCGCGCCCTGCGTACGTTGGCCG is a genomic window containing:
- a CDS encoding MFS transporter; amino-acid sequence: MTATVTRTPRDNSSFTDHPDERQRWPARLWALLVVLSLVLFLDGLDVSMVGVALPSIGAELGLGTASLQWIVSGYVLGYGGLLLLGGRTADLLGRRRVFLAALAVFALASLLGGLVDSGPLLIATRFIKGVSAAFTAPTGLSIITTTFAEGRARNKALSIYTVFGASGYSSGLILGGLMTGIGWRWTFLMPVPIALAALAAAYVLVPRDKPAAGGGYDLWGAVTSTGAMLLLVYNLVSAPERGWADPLTIGLFAASAALLAAFVTIERRLAHPLVRLGILRTGSLVRANLAIVALMGSYLSFQFIVTLYLQDVLGWEPLEMALALLPAGLLVALSAPFAGGLIDRFGTARFIAAGLVSLTAGYLLFLPIDTAPVYATAILPSVLLLGAGFALGFPSISVQATSGIHDDEQGLAAGLVNTSGQVGAALVLAVTTALISTTGEGTAASAEDMLDAFRPGLVFVTFVALTGLAVAVLPLLRRRRAAAVPAAVAAEEI
- a CDS encoding MarR family winged helix-turn-helix transcriptional regulator, with the protein product MTGTDEEEIVRRWRALLGCYSRVSCALDRALQDAHGIGMSEFEALDRLAETGADKCKMHRLGADMYLSQSALSRTVARLERAGLVERGMCPDDRRAVFVSLTDAGRDLLARARVTQRAVLAEHLADEREVTADAAAR
- a CDS encoding cellulase family glycosylhydrolase, with protein sequence MRFRPLAVLAALAAALLVPAVPAHAATGLRVSGTDIVEANGNRFVMRGVSHPHAWYTSQTGAFADIKKMGANTVRVVLSGGRWTANGAADVANVVSLCKRNRLICVLENHDTTGYGEQEGARTLAQAVDYWLGLKDVLAGQENYVVINIGNEPFGNNAVTPGWAEATTDAIRRLRAAGFEHLLMVDAPNWGQDWRFTMRDNARTVFDADPARNTVFSVHMYGVFDTAAEVTAYLDAFDRAGLPLVVGEFGHNHSDGDPDENTIMAEAQARGVGYIGWSWSGNGGGVEYLDMVNGFNAAGLTPWGERIFNGPNGIRQTAREATVYEGQQPPDDPPPTSSCRVSYQVNAWNSGFTASITITNTSTAAVNGWSLAFTLPAGQTITGGWNAAYRPSSGQVTATNAAWNAAIAPGGSVSIGFQATHTGDTSPPQAFTLNGTTCGKG
- a CDS encoding ATP-binding protein, whose protein sequence is MTVARRSAGRGEQERAARSARSVRAARNAAPWAVGGLTAVVTALTMSLDLVSLPTQAQAAIMAGVTVLAGTVAWLSQRGAAGREPEPVAGPAAEGAPPAQLPPVISHFTGRDALLADLHELFADTAPRRRAKAPARTAPHVVSIHGPAGVGKSALVTRFAHEIADRYPDGQLYFDLRGGRDARVRPEEVLTGFLLALGVRLTTDPGGLADLQKLWWSWAHGKRILVFLDNARDAEQVQAIIPPEPRCAVLVTSRQPLYLRNTHDRRLHEFTESQGIELLARLAGDDRVAADLPAAVEVVELCGHLPLAISICGGRLAARASWTLREMAGRLADESRDRLDELEVAEQIDKSVRASLRLSYEDCTAAQRRLLRSFALLAAPDVQGWAAGELLGASPLEGEDLLEALVDAQLVEYSGRDATGGTRYRMHDLVRLFARERAEQEDTPERRRQAVERVIDGYRERAEQVAAARWPQDWQRQARPRPPDPGGATAMDWLGSERLALLALLGQAAELEAWTPVWRLGRAACSLFHSLRVFWQEWRDVAELTCRAARRLDDPRALGIALLERSAVLGGQGRLTEAEADAREALRLFEELRERWWTARALRAVGMTLRNAGNLDEAQRYLERAVETFREDGDQWWLARTQRNLGELWQAQRRYTEARELLEQALATFQANGNAYSYAQSLRALGEVMAAEARDLAARDRVRQAEGRFVQAAAILERAAEAFRLRHEQWEEARCLRAAGEVGDHRNGLRELAFVSRAEEMLAALGDTWGVARTRLSVGRALDRLDRRDEAVAAIESAVESFRSLEDRWWEARALRTLAEVLLGAGRAGQAVRPAGQALEIYRALGDEAGATQAQAVLDRALGVR
- a CDS encoding 5-methyltetrahydropteroyltriglutamate--homocysteine S-methyltransferase, which gives rise to MRQTPPFRADHVGSLLRPPELLAARADAAAGRIDRDRLREVEDAAIREVIALQREAGLRSATDGEFRRTSWHMDFIYGLGGISPTDEQIKVRFHNAEGDIEFTTAALRVHDRVRLEETIFADAFAFLRDELAGTGVTPKLTIPSPNMVHYRGGPAAIDPDVYPDIEEFWSDLSAAYAEQVRRLGELGCRYLQFDDTSLAYLNDPAQRRMIAERGDDADHLHLRYIKQLNDALAGRPEGMAVTTHMCRGNFRSSWTAEGGYDFVAEALFNELNVDGFFLEYDDERSGGFEPLRFVPKGKQVVLGLVTTKRGELESKDHLKRRIEEASRHVPVEQICLSPQCGFSSTVEGNALTREEQAAKLRLIVEVAEEVWGS